In Streptomyces sp. NBC_00306, a single genomic region encodes these proteins:
- a CDS encoding glycosyltransferase — MHILVVHNRYASAQPSGENKVVDQEAELLRAAGHRVTVFERRSDDIAARSLLSKAAVPLLVPWNPAVRAELAARLHTERPDVVHIHNVFPLLSPAVLAACADADVPAVATLHNYTQVCPPGTLQRDGRPCTECVGSATALPAVRHGCYRNSRLATVPLAVSLRVNRRRWWSGVERFLCISAAQRDVLVRSGMPAERLAVKHNFVPDTDARRSGAGEHLLYLGRLAEAKGVRLLMAAWDKIAASGGVGVPLVIAGTGPLEHEVTAWAAGRDDVRYVGLYDTDQCRQAIARSVAVVAPSTWLEAFGLVVVEAMAAGVPIVAAGHGAFVELVEDGVTGLLHRPGEVASLASCIRRIAAEPAGNRDMGQAARRRYEQGFSPAVGLERLLEEYRTAIAGRSALARGGTVRASRGDGDSR; from the coding sequence ATGCACATCCTCGTGGTGCACAACCGCTACGCCTCGGCGCAGCCGAGCGGGGAGAACAAGGTCGTCGACCAGGAGGCGGAGCTGCTGCGCGCGGCCGGCCACCGGGTCACGGTCTTCGAGCGGCGCAGCGACGACATCGCCGCCCGTTCTCTGCTCAGCAAGGCCGCGGTGCCGCTGCTCGTGCCGTGGAACCCGGCCGTCCGCGCGGAGCTCGCCGCCCGGCTGCACACCGAGCGGCCGGACGTGGTGCACATCCACAACGTCTTCCCGCTCCTGTCGCCCGCGGTGCTGGCTGCCTGCGCCGACGCCGACGTGCCCGCCGTCGCCACCCTGCACAACTACACCCAGGTCTGCCCGCCCGGCACGCTGCAGCGGGACGGCCGGCCGTGCACCGAGTGCGTCGGGTCGGCGACGGCGCTGCCCGCCGTCCGGCACGGCTGCTACCGGAACTCCCGCCTCGCGACGGTGCCGCTCGCCGTCAGCCTGAGGGTCAACCGGCGGCGGTGGTGGTCCGGCGTGGAGCGGTTCCTCTGCATCTCCGCGGCGCAGCGCGATGTCCTGGTGCGGTCCGGCATGCCGGCCGAACGGCTGGCGGTGAAGCACAACTTCGTGCCCGACACGGATGCCCGCCGATCCGGCGCGGGCGAGCATCTGCTCTATCTGGGCCGCCTCGCGGAGGCCAAGGGCGTACGGCTGCTCATGGCCGCGTGGGACAAGATCGCAGCGAGCGGCGGTGTGGGCGTGCCGCTCGTGATCGCCGGCACGGGACCGCTGGAGCACGAGGTCACCGCCTGGGCGGCGGGCCGCGACGACGTGCGCTATGTCGGCCTGTACGACACGGACCAGTGCAGGCAGGCCATCGCGCGATCGGTCGCGGTGGTGGCTCCCTCGACATGGCTCGAGGCGTTCGGCCTCGTGGTCGTCGAGGCGATGGCGGCCGGCGTCCCGATCGTCGCCGCCGGTCACGGCGCCTTCGTCGAACTGGTCGAGGACGGCGTGACCGGGCTGCTGCACCGGCCGGGCGAGGTGGCCTCGCTCGCGTCCTGCATACGCCGGATCGCGGCCGAGCCGGCCGGCAACCGGGACATGGGTCAGGCGGCCAGGCGCCGGTACGAGCAGGGGTTCAGCCCGGCCGTCGGCCTGGAGCGCCTGCTGGAGGAGTACCGCACCGCGATCGCGGGACGGTCAGCACTGGCTCGCGGCGGAACCGTCCGCGCGAGCAGGGGGGATGGGGACAGCAGATGA
- a CDS encoding O-antigen ligase domain-containing protein, which produces MSRDHAEHTGHTDHTDHTSKIVGTVWGLLILNTLGSAGAKTIVPLPRSLIQMVTMGALVAAFALALAINLQLRIRPSAFVFLLTLLLVPSVISSADLESGFGALFRCARLALFIGTLWLLSRWWNGGLTFVRHHIRMYFAVLGSVAAGLVVSPGAAMPELYGGRLVGALWPLTPPQIGQYAAVIIGLTVLLVLGRRTDRVSAAVVIVPSLVLLALTHTRTATLGLFIGLALAIGSLFLTSTAARRFFTWAVACAAVAAVAFGSALREWFLRGQSQENFTSLTGRAKVWDALLAAPRTTADEWLGMGLGDKSFGGLPIDNSWLAVYHEQGLTGVTLVAAIIIVLGGVALLRPPSLPRACAIFLISYCAIASYTEAGLGDASPYLLHLALAASLLAAPATAAPLATPDVPRRRIPRWARRSEVA; this is translated from the coding sequence ATGAGCCGTGACCACGCGGAACACACGGGCCACACAGACCACACTGACCACACGTCGAAGATCGTCGGGACGGTCTGGGGGCTGCTGATCCTCAACACGCTCGGCTCCGCCGGGGCGAAGACCATCGTCCCCCTCCCCCGCTCCCTCATCCAGATGGTCACCATGGGGGCCCTGGTCGCCGCGTTCGCGCTGGCGCTCGCGATCAACCTCCAACTACGCATCCGGCCCAGCGCCTTCGTCTTCCTGCTCACCCTGCTGCTGGTGCCGAGCGTGATCTCCAGCGCGGACCTGGAGTCCGGGTTCGGCGCACTGTTCCGCTGCGCCCGGCTGGCTCTCTTCATCGGCACGCTGTGGCTGCTCAGCCGCTGGTGGAACGGCGGCCTCACCTTCGTCCGGCACCACATCCGGATGTACTTCGCGGTGCTCGGGTCGGTGGCCGCCGGCCTGGTCGTCTCGCCGGGCGCGGCCATGCCCGAGCTCTACGGCGGGCGGCTGGTCGGCGCGTTGTGGCCCCTCACCCCGCCGCAGATCGGACAGTACGCCGCCGTGATCATCGGGCTCACCGTGCTGCTCGTACTGGGCCGGCGGACCGACCGGGTCAGCGCCGCGGTGGTCATCGTGCCGTCCCTCGTCCTGCTCGCTCTGACCCATACCCGGACGGCCACGCTCGGCCTGTTCATCGGGCTGGCTCTGGCGATCGGCTCGCTCTTCCTGACCAGCACGGCGGCCCGCCGGTTCTTCACCTGGGCGGTGGCCTGCGCCGCGGTGGCCGCGGTGGCATTCGGCTCCGCGCTGCGGGAGTGGTTCCTGCGCGGACAGAGCCAGGAGAACTTCACCAGCCTCACCGGTCGGGCCAAGGTCTGGGACGCCCTGCTGGCAGCGCCCCGCACGACCGCGGACGAGTGGCTCGGTATGGGCCTGGGCGACAAGTCGTTCGGAGGACTGCCCATCGACAACAGCTGGCTGGCCGTCTACCACGAGCAGGGTCTGACCGGCGTCACCCTGGTAGCGGCGATCATCATCGTGCTGGGCGGCGTCGCGTTGCTGAGGCCGCCGTCGCTGCCGAGGGCCTGTGCGATCTTCCTGATCAGCTACTGCGCGATCGCGTCGTACACCGAGGCCGGCCTCGGCGACGCCTCGCCGTATCTGCTGCATCTGGCCCTGGCCGCCTCGCTGCTGGCGGCACCCGCCACGGCCGCCCCCCTCGCCACACCCGACGTACCCCGACGACGTATTCCGCGATGGGCCCGAAGATCGGAGGTGGCCTGA
- a CDS encoding right-handed parallel beta-helix repeat-containing protein: MGIKRRHRAWAAAPLTLALLAATGCDSESTPTARAKPTAAPSTPVARVCAKPAAGPAKAPAGAVTVDPAVVGDLAAKTRISPPNTSFWLRPGKHTLAPDRYAQVVPKEGNRYFGAPGAVLDGRKKNQYAFSGNARNVTIRHLTVQGFVAPHNEGVVNHDSADGWVIEHATIRNNSGAGLMAGARQQVRASCLRDNGQYGINAYKAGDAIRGLVVEGNEIAGNNTEDWERRRPGCGCTGGIKFWAVNGADVRGNWVHDNRGSGLWADTNNNDFRIENNLLEANDGAALIYETSYNAVIRNNTIRRNNWVEGRRYADRGDSFPFATVYLSESGGEPRVRARTDKIEIYRNVLENNWSGITLWENADRFCNSPANTSAGDCTLLVDNTDRCAQPAIAGAPLYADCRWKTQRVDIHHNRFVLDTSVVDCTVKCDRMAVLANYGTYPDWSPYQGERVAEAITHQQHNRWHDNVYIGPWKFVAHDPSRILDPVQWQGTPYQQDAGSTFRAGVGG, translated from the coding sequence GTGGGGATCAAGAGGCGGCACCGGGCATGGGCTGCGGCACCACTGACGCTGGCCCTGCTGGCAGCGACCGGCTGTGACAGTGAGAGCACGCCCACCGCCCGGGCGAAGCCGACCGCCGCGCCGTCGACGCCCGTGGCCCGGGTGTGCGCCAAGCCCGCCGCCGGGCCCGCGAAGGCGCCGGCGGGCGCCGTGACGGTCGACCCCGCGGTGGTCGGCGACCTGGCGGCGAAGACCCGGATCAGCCCTCCGAACACCTCGTTCTGGCTTCGGCCGGGCAAGCACACGCTCGCCCCGGACCGCTACGCCCAGGTCGTCCCCAAGGAGGGGAACCGCTACTTCGGTGCGCCGGGCGCGGTGCTCGACGGCCGGAAGAAGAACCAGTACGCGTTCAGCGGCAATGCCCGCAACGTCACCATCCGGCATCTGACCGTGCAGGGCTTCGTCGCGCCGCACAACGAGGGCGTGGTCAACCATGACTCGGCCGACGGGTGGGTGATCGAGCACGCGACGATCCGCAACAACTCCGGCGCCGGGCTGATGGCCGGTGCCCGCCAGCAGGTCCGCGCCAGCTGCCTGCGCGACAACGGACAGTACGGCATCAACGCCTACAAGGCCGGCGACGCCATCCGCGGCCTGGTGGTCGAGGGCAACGAGATCGCGGGAAACAACACCGAGGACTGGGAACGGCGTCGGCCGGGCTGCGGCTGCACCGGAGGCATCAAGTTCTGGGCCGTCAACGGCGCCGACGTCCGCGGCAACTGGGTGCACGACAACCGTGGATCAGGGCTGTGGGCGGACACCAACAACAACGACTTCCGCATCGAGAACAACCTGCTCGAGGCGAACGACGGTGCCGCGCTGATCTACGAGACCAGCTACAACGCGGTCATCCGGAACAACACGATCCGGCGGAACAACTGGGTCGAGGGCCGCAGATACGCCGACCGCGGGGACAGCTTCCCGTTCGCGACCGTCTACCTGTCCGAGTCCGGTGGCGAACCCCGCGTCCGGGCCCGCACCGACAAGATCGAGATCTACCGGAACGTGCTGGAGAACAACTGGTCCGGCATCACCCTGTGGGAAAACGCCGACCGGTTCTGCAACAGCCCGGCCAACACCTCGGCCGGCGACTGCACGTTGCTGGTGGACAACACCGACCGCTGCGCACAGCCGGCGATCGCCGGCGCACCGCTGTACGCCGACTGCCGGTGGAAGACACAGCGGGTGGACATCCACCACAACCGCTTCGTGCTGGACACCTCGGTCGTCGACTGCACGGTCAAGTGCGACCGCATGGCGGTGCTGGCCAACTACGGCACCTATCCGGACTGGTCGCCGTACCAGGGCGAACGGGTGGCCGAGGCGATCACCCACCAGCAGCACAATCGATGGCACGACAACGTCTACATCGGACCATGGAAGTTCGTCGCCCACGACCCGAGCCGGATACTCGACCCCGTGCAGTGGCAGGGCACGCCGTACCAGCAGGACGCGGGCAGCACCTTCCGCGCAGGGGTCGGTGGTTGA
- a CDS encoding alginate lyase family protein, whose protein sequence is MTMSSGSPGWYLRRLSRMGPREIGGRAGDAVRRRRWRSARPDCPSVTGARFTAVLPAGTIAAIPPDAAKRLVAEADRLMYGHAEYFGVVRDDLDDPDWWCDPKTGRRAPWGYAFDVPYRNEEAVGDIKQIWELSRHQYLTVLAAAYAITGDERYAERVAEHLRSWWTANPPLRGVHWISGIELGIRLLSWVWIRRLLDGWPGAAVLFEGNPVALNQIWHHQRWLAAFPSRGSSANNHVIAEAAGQFAAACAFGWFPSSARWRAGALRSLERHLHANTFASGLNRELATEYHGLVLELGLAATAEADAAGVPLPASIRLVLQRMTDALAAVVDSRLRPPRQGDADDGHGLIVDGAGTDRWASLLATGDAVFGRLAWWPAVTGTDVRTPLLAALIRPRTHTGGAPAATRPASRPDHFADAGMTILRGPGEIWCRCDGGPHGFLSIAAHGHADALSLEVRHDGVDVLADPGTYCYHGQPEWRQYFRSTLGHNTLQLDGHDQSVSGGPFLWTRHARSRVLTADTSGAFEGGTARWCAEHDGYQHSVHRRRVELTAAAQELRVVDEVRGPRRAVRLAFHLGPAITADLADNRARLTWSRDAQERTAELDLPGRLTWQAHRGETDPPLGWYSAGFGRKEPTTTLVGTGFTDGTEGFTTVLRFHG, encoded by the coding sequence ATGACGATGAGCTCGGGGAGTCCGGGCTGGTACCTGAGGCGGCTGTCCCGGATGGGACCGCGGGAGATCGGCGGCCGGGCGGGCGACGCGGTACGCAGGCGCCGTTGGCGTTCGGCACGCCCGGACTGCCCGAGTGTGACGGGCGCGCGGTTCACCGCGGTACTGCCCGCCGGGACGATCGCCGCCATACCTCCGGACGCCGCGAAACGTCTGGTCGCCGAGGCGGACCGGCTCATGTACGGGCACGCCGAGTACTTCGGCGTGGTCCGCGACGACCTGGACGACCCGGACTGGTGGTGCGACCCGAAGACCGGCCGCCGCGCCCCGTGGGGCTACGCCTTCGACGTGCCGTACCGCAACGAAGAAGCGGTCGGGGACATCAAGCAGATCTGGGAACTGTCCCGGCATCAGTACCTCACCGTGCTCGCCGCCGCCTACGCGATCACCGGCGACGAGCGGTACGCGGAGCGCGTCGCCGAGCACCTGCGCTCGTGGTGGACAGCCAACCCACCGCTGCGCGGCGTGCACTGGATCAGCGGCATCGAGCTGGGCATCCGGCTGCTGTCCTGGGTGTGGATCCGCCGGCTGCTCGACGGCTGGCCGGGTGCGGCCGTGCTCTTCGAGGGCAACCCGGTGGCGCTGAACCAGATCTGGCACCACCAGCGCTGGCTGGCCGCCTTCCCCAGCCGGGGGTCGTCGGCGAACAACCACGTCATCGCCGAGGCCGCCGGACAGTTCGCCGCGGCCTGCGCGTTCGGGTGGTTCCCGTCCTCCGCACGCTGGCGAGCCGGCGCGCTGCGGTCGCTGGAGCGGCATCTGCACGCCAATACCTTCGCATCCGGCCTCAACCGCGAGCTGGCCACCGAGTACCACGGACTGGTGCTGGAACTCGGCCTGGCCGCGACGGCCGAGGCGGATGCCGCCGGCGTGCCGCTCCCCGCGTCGATCCGGCTGGTGCTGCAGCGGATGACCGACGCGCTCGCGGCCGTCGTGGACAGCCGGTTACGTCCGCCACGCCAGGGAGACGCGGACGACGGGCACGGTCTGATCGTGGACGGCGCGGGCACCGACCGCTGGGCCTCGCTGCTCGCCACCGGGGACGCCGTGTTCGGCCGGCTCGCATGGTGGCCGGCGGTGACCGGCACCGATGTGCGCACCCCGCTGCTGGCCGCGCTCATCCGGCCACGCACGCACACGGGAGGGGCACCCGCCGCGACCCGACCGGCAAGCCGGCCGGACCACTTCGCCGACGCGGGCATGACCATCCTGCGCGGTCCGGGGGAGATCTGGTGCCGTTGCGACGGTGGCCCGCACGGCTTCCTGTCCATCGCCGCGCACGGCCACGCGGACGCGCTGTCCCTGGAGGTCCGGCACGACGGGGTCGACGTACTCGCCGACCCGGGGACGTACTGCTACCACGGGCAACCCGAGTGGCGGCAGTACTTCCGGTCGACCCTCGGCCACAACACCCTGCAACTGGACGGCCATGACCAGTCCGTGTCCGGCGGCCCGTTCCTGTGGACCCGCCATGCCCGCAGCCGCGTCCTGACCGCGGACACATCCGGAGCCTTTGAAGGAGGGACAGCCCGCTGGTGCGCCGAACACGACGGCTACCAGCACTCCGTGCACCGCCGCCGGGTGGAACTGACGGCCGCAGCACAGGAGCTGAGGGTGGTCGACGAGGTACGCGGCCCACGCCGGGCCGTGCGCCTGGCGTTCCACCTCGGTCCGGCGATCACCGCGGACCTGGCGGACAACCGGGCACGGCTCACCTGGTCACGGGACGCACAGGAGCGCACCGCGGAGCTCGACCTGCCCGGCCGGCTGACCTGGCAGGCGCATCGCGGCGAGACCGACCCGCCGTTGGGCTGGTACTCCGCCGGCTTCGGGCGCAAGGAACCCACCACAACGCTGGTCGGCACCGGCTTCACCGACGGCACGGAAGGCTTCACCACCGTGCTCAGGTTCCACGGCTAG
- a CDS encoding bi-domain-containing oxidoreductase → MKQVVQNYKSGELAVLDVPVPGCKPGGVLVRTAYSLISTGTELMKVSEAGMSMLGKARSRPDQVAKVMQSVAANGVPATYRKVMGKLDSYTPLGYSLCGVVEQVGAGIDDVKVGDLVACAGNEHALHAELNWVPKNLYAPVPDGLPPRHAAFGTVGSIAMQGVRQGESRLGEVALVIGLGLIGQLVVQLLTASGVRVVGADPDPARCELAERLGAAACGDPASAAVEAAVAELTGGHGVDQVYLAAGGSSNQPVELAARLCRDRGRVVDIGKCRLDLPWNAYYEKELDVRFSRSYGPGRYDPEYELEGRDYPIGYIRWTERRNLACFLDLVARGSVDVEPLVSHIADFDDAVETYQSLKDGDLKAVAVLFRYAGPAEDTAEAVAPAVTVPAVKRRSGSVSTPARSATSPVRLAFVGAGNYATSMLLPHLAQRDGVELSTVVTTTALSAANARRKFGFAEATTDLDAVLGDKSIDAVFVVTRHSSHAELTRKALLAGKTVFVEKPLALTGDELAGVLAAVEESGNDRLQVGFNRRFAPLLQEARKRFGARTGPASLRYLVNAGRLQHGSWYLQQGSEGSRFAGEGGHFIDTASWLLDADPVSVYAVATTGNEDLQVVLRYPDGSTATISYVTTGAAGFPKETLDLVADGKVLRLDDFVRASLFADGGVGRRRWVSSRLPKARDKGQSAELAAFIRAVRTGGPMPVPLESLVATTSATLAVQAGLAGGAPVTLARTR, encoded by the coding sequence GTGAAGCAGGTTGTTCAGAACTACAAGAGCGGCGAGCTGGCGGTGCTCGACGTGCCGGTGCCGGGGTGCAAACCGGGCGGGGTGCTGGTCCGCACCGCCTACTCGCTGATATCCACCGGGACCGAGCTCATGAAGGTGTCCGAGGCCGGCATGTCGATGCTCGGCAAGGCCCGCTCCCGCCCGGACCAGGTGGCCAAGGTCATGCAGAGCGTGGCCGCCAACGGGGTGCCCGCCACCTACCGCAAGGTGATGGGCAAGCTGGACTCCTACACACCGCTGGGCTACTCGCTGTGCGGGGTGGTCGAGCAGGTCGGCGCCGGGATCGACGATGTGAAGGTCGGCGACCTGGTGGCCTGCGCCGGCAACGAGCACGCGTTGCACGCCGAGCTGAACTGGGTGCCGAAGAACCTCTACGCGCCGGTGCCGGACGGCCTCCCGCCGCGCCACGCGGCCTTCGGCACCGTCGGGTCCATCGCGATGCAGGGCGTCCGCCAAGGCGAGTCGCGGCTCGGCGAGGTCGCGCTGGTCATCGGCCTCGGGCTGATCGGGCAGCTGGTGGTGCAGCTGCTCACCGCCTCGGGAGTCCGTGTCGTCGGGGCCGACCCCGATCCGGCGCGCTGCGAGCTCGCCGAGCGCCTGGGAGCCGCGGCCTGCGGCGATCCCGCTTCCGCCGCCGTGGAGGCCGCCGTCGCCGAACTCACCGGCGGTCACGGCGTGGACCAGGTGTACCTGGCCGCCGGCGGCAGCAGCAACCAGCCCGTCGAGCTGGCCGCGCGGCTCTGCCGGGACCGCGGCCGCGTCGTCGACATCGGCAAGTGCCGCCTGGACCTGCCGTGGAACGCGTACTACGAGAAGGAGCTCGACGTCCGCTTCTCGCGCAGTTACGGCCCCGGGCGCTACGACCCGGAGTACGAACTCGAAGGGCGGGACTACCCGATCGGCTACATACGCTGGACCGAGCGCCGCAATCTGGCGTGCTTCCTGGACCTCGTCGCCCGCGGCAGCGTCGATGTGGAGCCGCTGGTCTCCCACATCGCCGACTTCGATGACGCCGTCGAGACGTACCAGAGCCTCAAGGACGGCGATCTGAAGGCCGTGGCCGTCCTGTTCCGGTACGCCGGCCCCGCTGAGGACACAGCCGAGGCGGTGGCCCCGGCGGTCACGGTGCCCGCGGTGAAGCGACGCAGCGGCTCGGTGTCCACCCCGGCCCGATCCGCCACGTCGCCGGTGCGGCTGGCGTTCGTCGGCGCGGGCAACTACGCGACGTCGATGCTGCTGCCTCATCTGGCACAGCGCGACGGCGTGGAGCTGTCGACCGTCGTCACCACGACGGCGCTGTCCGCGGCCAACGCCCGGCGGAAGTTCGGCTTCGCCGAGGCGACCACCGATCTGGACGCCGTACTCGGCGACAAGTCCATCGACGCGGTGTTCGTCGTCACCCGCCACAGCTCGCACGCCGAACTGACCCGAAAGGCGCTGCTGGCCGGCAAGACGGTGTTCGTGGAGAAGCCGCTGGCGCTCACCGGGGACGAACTGGCCGGTGTGCTCGCGGCGGTGGAGGAGTCCGGCAACGACCGGCTGCAGGTCGGCTTCAACCGCCGGTTCGCGCCGCTGCTGCAGGAGGCCAGGAAGCGGTTCGGAGCCCGGACCGGTCCGGCGAGCCTCCGTTATCTGGTCAACGCGGGCCGGCTGCAACACGGCAGCTGGTACCTCCAACAGGGCAGCGAGGGCTCACGGTTCGCCGGCGAGGGCGGACACTTCATCGACACGGCGAGCTGGCTCCTCGATGCCGACCCGGTCTCGGTGTACGCGGTCGCCACGACCGGCAACGAGGATCTGCAGGTCGTGCTGCGCTACCCGGACGGGTCGACCGCCACCATCAGCTACGTCACCACCGGCGCGGCCGGCTTCCCCAAGGAAACGCTGGACCTGGTCGCGGACGGCAAGGTGCTGCGGCTCGACGACTTCGTCCGTGCCTCGCTGTTCGCCGACGGAGGGGTCGGCCGCAGACGGTGGGTCAGCTCCCGGCTCCCCAAAGCACGGGACAAGGGCCAGTCCGCCGAACTCGCCGCGTTCATCAGGGCCGTGCGGACCGGAGGGCCGATGCCGGTTCCGCTGGAATCCCTGGTCGCCACCACATCGGCCACCCTCGCCGTGCAGGCCGGTCTGGCCGGCGGCGCACCGGTGACGCTGGCGAGGACACGATGA
- the asnB gene encoding asparagine synthase (glutamine-hydrolyzing) has product MCGIAGTYRWPDGKAVTDRLTDTLAHRGPDGAGRYSHPVADGEVQLGHRRLAIIDLSGTGAQPMVSGGLALTYNGELYNAPELRAELTAAGVRFRGTSDSEVLLEAWRRWGTDCLPRLRGMFAFGIFDERTGDLVLARDQLGIKPLFLLRRGEGLVFASELKALAAATGKGLEVDHAALVASLLYYWVPDSRCAFREAEKLPPGSWLRCRPDGRVERGRYWNLKDIAAEGQERARAGEQSDLAAIVEESTRRHLLSDVPVATFLSGGLDSSYLTALAARDRPGISAYTIGFRAEDAKFEAMPDDLRYARQVAARFGVDLHEIEIAPNVLDLLPRMTYHLDEPIGDPAAINTFLICSAARDAGVKVMLSGMGADELFAGYRKHLANLIALRYQRVPRPLRRVLSRSVNRLPVATARRGYRSVRFAKRFLSFADLPEETAFRRSYTMYDQDELLALIDPDLAPTVDDVLTEHADIYQDNDLDDFVNRMCLGDARMFLPGLNLAYTDRSSMAASTEVRVPYVDVEVVKAAFAVPGERKIAGRQGKAVLKEAAASILPREIVYRPKGLFSAPLRAWMSRDLAPLVREVVNDGVLVNSGFLRRDALARMVAEDAAGQRDFSKHLWHVLTLEYWYRDATSGSGQSQAA; this is encoded by the coding sequence ATGTGTGGCATCGCAGGCACGTACCGATGGCCGGACGGAAAGGCCGTGACCGACCGGCTCACCGATACCCTCGCCCACCGCGGTCCGGACGGAGCGGGCCGCTACAGCCATCCCGTCGCTGACGGCGAAGTACAGCTCGGACACCGCCGGCTGGCCATCATCGACCTGTCCGGAACCGGCGCCCAGCCGATGGTCTCGGGCGGCCTCGCCCTCACCTACAACGGAGAGCTGTACAACGCGCCCGAGCTACGGGCCGAGCTGACAGCCGCCGGGGTGCGCTTTCGCGGAACCTCCGACTCCGAGGTGCTGCTGGAGGCCTGGCGACGCTGGGGCACGGACTGCCTGCCCCGGCTGCGCGGCATGTTCGCCTTCGGGATCTTCGACGAGCGAACCGGTGACCTGGTGCTCGCCCGCGACCAGCTCGGCATCAAGCCGCTGTTCCTGCTCCGGCGCGGTGAGGGCCTCGTGTTCGCCTCCGAGCTCAAGGCGCTCGCCGCCGCCACCGGCAAAGGCCTGGAGGTGGACCATGCGGCGCTGGTGGCCTCGCTGCTGTACTACTGGGTGCCCGACTCGCGGTGCGCGTTCCGCGAAGCGGAGAAGCTGCCACCGGGAAGTTGGCTCCGGTGCCGGCCCGACGGCCGGGTGGAGCGCGGCCGGTACTGGAACCTTAAGGACATCGCCGCCGAGGGCCAGGAGCGGGCCCGGGCCGGCGAGCAGTCGGACCTGGCCGCCATCGTCGAGGAGTCGACGCGTCGCCACCTGCTCTCCGACGTGCCGGTGGCGACCTTCCTCTCCGGCGGTCTCGACTCCAGCTATCTGACCGCGCTGGCGGCCCGCGACCGCCCCGGGATCTCTGCCTACACGATCGGGTTCCGCGCCGAGGACGCCAAGTTCGAGGCGATGCCGGACGACCTGCGCTATGCCCGGCAGGTGGCCGCACGGTTCGGCGTCGACCTGCACGAGATCGAGATCGCTCCGAACGTGCTCGACCTGCTGCCCCGGATGACGTACCACCTGGACGAGCCGATCGGCGACCCCGCCGCGATCAACACCTTTCTGATCTGCTCGGCCGCCCGGGATGCCGGGGTCAAGGTGATGCTCTCGGGGATGGGCGCCGACGAACTGTTCGCCGGGTACCGCAAGCACCTGGCCAACCTGATCGCGCTGCGCTACCAGCGCGTCCCACGGCCGCTGCGCCGCGTCCTGTCCCGGTCCGTGAACCGGCTGCCGGTCGCCACGGCCCGCCGGGGGTACCGGTCGGTGCGCTTCGCGAAGCGCTTCCTCTCCTTCGCCGACCTGCCGGAGGAGACCGCGTTCCGGCGCAGTTACACCATGTACGACCAGGACGAGCTGCTCGCCCTGATCGATCCGGACCTGGCACCCACGGTCGACGACGTGCTGACCGAACATGCGGACATCTACCAGGACAACGACCTCGACGACTTCGTCAACCGCATGTGCCTGGGCGACGCCCGGATGTTCCTGCCGGGCCTGAACCTCGCGTACACGGACCGCTCGAGCATGGCCGCGTCGACCGAGGTGCGCGTGCCGTACGTGGACGTCGAGGTGGTCAAGGCGGCGTTCGCCGTGCCCGGCGAACGCAAGATCGCCGGACGACAGGGCAAGGCCGTCCTCAAGGAGGCGGCCGCCTCGATCCTCCCCCGGGAGATCGTGTACCGGCCCAAGGGCCTGTTCAGCGCCCCGCTGCGCGCCTGGATGAGCAGGGACCTGGCACCGCTGGTGCGCGAGGTGGTCAACGACGGCGTGCTCGTCAATTCCGGTTTCCTGCGCCGCGATGCGCTGGCGCGCATGGTCGCCGAGGACGCCGCAGGGCAGCGGGACTTCTCCAAGCATCTGTGGCATGTGCTGACGCTCGAGTACTGGTATCGCGACGCGACCTCTGGCTCCGGCCAGAGCCAAGCGGCTTGA